The Hevea brasiliensis isolate MT/VB/25A 57/8 chromosome 1, ASM3005281v1, whole genome shotgun sequence genome has a window encoding:
- the LOC110670573 gene encoding rust resistance kinase Lr10, giving the protein MASNSKEMNVSLICFFWFVIFIVDHGLCVNDCNTSTCGSYGPAVRFPFRIKGRQPLHCGYPQSEFHLSCSEKNDTVLELTTSWKLFIQKIDYKSQVIYANDPEGCLPRRLLNFNVSVSPFFLKGDFAYENTLFNCSSKGGYRPIPCLSSSQYQVYAVDSDSTIGYHWLSCTKIHDISPVPYHSLYSEETILGLSWYNPKCKHCEVKGKYCRLKSNDTRSETQCYGMLKPHKGATTKFIETGVSLGSILLAVAAILLYGRCRFNKMERQYQSKIEKFLDDYKSFKPTRYSYDDIKRMTNQFKDELGQGAYGTVFRGKLSDEILVAVKVLNSSKGNGEEFINEVGTIGKIHHVNVVRLIGFCADGFRRALVYEYLPNDSLQKFISSADTKNRFLGWKRLEDIALCIAKGIEYLHQGCDQRILHFDIKPHNILLDHDFNPKISDFGLAKFCAKDQSAVSMTTVRGTIGYIAPEVFSRNFGNVSYKSDVYSFGMLVLELVGGRKIVDVAEENDQQIYFPEWIYNLLEEGEDLRFEIEEEGDTKIAKKLASVGLWCIQWNPADRPSMKVAVHMLEGEGENIPTPPNPFSSSVPTKTKKRTPGKRLLQELEVISEAE; this is encoded by the exons ATGGCTAGTAATTCAAAAGAAATGAATGTATCTTTGATTTGCTTCTTCTGGTTCGTTATATTCATTGTAGATCATGGATTATGTGTTAATGACTGCAATACATCAACATGTGGGAGCTACGGCCCAGCCGTTCGATTTCCCTTCCGAATCAAAGGCAGGCAACCACTCCACTGTGGATATCCTCAATCTGAGTTTCATCTTTCTTGCTCAGAGAAGAACGATACTGTTCTGGAGCTTACGACTTCATGGAAACTCTTCATCCAAAAAATTGACTATAAATCTCAAGTTATTTATGCCAACGATCCAGAAGGGTGCCTTCCAAGAAGGCTTTTGAACTTCAATGTCTCTGTTTCTCCCTTCTTTCTTAAGGGGGATTTTGCCTACGAaaacaccttattcaattgctcttcaaagggAGGTTATCGCCCAATCCCCTGCCTTAGTAGTTCACAATATCAAGTCTATGCCGTTGACTCAGATAGTACTATTGGTTACCATTGGTTGTCTTGCACTAAGATACATGATATTTCACCAGTGCCATATCATTCTCTCTATTCCGAGGAAACAATTCTTGGTTTGAGTTGGTACAATCCCAAGTGTAAACATTGTGAAGTAAAAGGCAAGTACTGCAGATTGAAGAGCAACGACACTAGATCTGAAACTCAGTGCTACGGCATGCTCAAGCCACATAAAG gggcAACAACCAAATTTATAGAAACAG GTGTAAGTTTAGGTTCAATCCTTCTTGCAGTAGCAGCCATCCTACTCTATGGCAGATGTAGGTTCAACAAAATGGAAAGACAATATCAGTctaagattgaaaaatttttggatGACTATAAATCTTTCAAGCCTACTAGATATtcctatgatgatattaagaggatGACTAACCAATTCAAAGACGAATTGGGCCAAGGAGCTTATGGAACTGTGTTCAGAGGAAAGCTATCTGACGAAATTTTGGTAGCTGTTAAAGTCCTCAACAGCTCCAAAGGAAATGGTGAGGAGTTCATAAATGAAGTTGGAACAATAGGTAAAATCCACCATGTCAATGTGGTTCGTTTGATTGGATTCTGCGCTGACGGGTTTAGAAGAGCTCTAGTTTATGAGTACTTGCCAAATGATTCTCTACAGAAGTTCATCTCTTCAGCAGACACCAAGAACCGTTTCCTTGGCTGGAAAAGGCTGGAAGACATTGCTCTCTGCATCGCTAAAGGAATTGAATATCTTCATCAGGGGTGTGATCAGAGAATCCTCCACTTCGATATAAAACCGCATAACATCCTGCTTGATCACGACTTCAATCCCAAAATCTCAGATTTTGGATTGGCTAAGTTTTGTGCTAAGGATCAGAGTGCAGTGTCCATGACAACGGTTAGAGGGACCATTGGCTATATCGCACCTGAAGTGTTCTCAAGGAACTTTGGGAATGTTTCCTACAAGTCGGATGTTTATAGCTTTGGGATGTTAGTGCTAGAATTGGTTGGAGGAAGGAAAATTGTTGATGTAGCAGAAGAAAATGATCAGCAAATATACTTCCCAGAATGGATTTATAATCTTTTAGAAGAAGGAGAAGACCTTAGGTTTGAAATTGAGGAAGAGGGAGATACTAAAATTGCAAAGAAACTGGCATCTGTGGGGCTCTGGTGCATTCAGTGGAACCCAGCGGATCGCCCCTCAATGAAAGTTGCTGTTCATATGTTGGAAGGGGAAGGAGAGAATATACCAACACCTCCCAATCCTTTTAGCTCTTCAGTTCCaacaaaaacaaagaaaagaacaCCAGGAAAACGACTTCTCCAAGAGTTGGAGGTCATCTCAGAAGCAGAGTAA